In a genomic window of Variovorax paradoxus:
- a CDS encoding MFS transporter codes for MPWAIGLVTAVDYFDNALFAFFASYIAGGVNASPDELVWASSAYALGAVLGILQQHAWIERLGYRRYLALCMFAFAAGGLGAAWSDSATQLALARGMQGYFVGPMLGACRILIQIGMPAERRARALKAFMVLIVFGGALAPVAGAFLVSNFDWRWLFGSTVPVAVSIGLLVLWALPDLGDVEPHERTAPHHAPYLVFALAQAALQVVLTRTHFELFTGSPALVGLALAGLAGLAWFGWHQWHHPAPLVRLHALRQPGFRVGLALYVVYYYLSTGFSYLLPRLMEGGLGFSVGNTGYFTGAMSLATGLLVFVYLRYSARLARKKWLIVAGFAIAALASAWLARVTPQSGREALVGPLLLRGLLMLFVVLPVANLTFRPFAAEDFAHGYRLKNLVRQLAISFATSSVIALQQHRLAESANPGNVGFMQALDGLTRSFAALGHAAGEAHAMALGTLWRTLEQQATFMASLDGFTAIAVVALAAGVFAAWQRQID; via the coding sequence ATGCCCTGGGCGATCGGGCTGGTCACGGCGGTCGACTATTTCGACAACGCGCTGTTCGCGTTTTTCGCCAGCTACATCGCCGGCGGCGTCAACGCCTCGCCCGACGAACTGGTGTGGGCCTCGAGCGCCTACGCGCTGGGCGCGGTGCTCGGCATCCTGCAGCAGCATGCGTGGATCGAGCGGCTCGGCTATCGCCGCTACCTCGCGCTGTGCATGTTCGCCTTCGCCGCGGGCGGCCTCGGCGCCGCCTGGTCCGACAGCGCCACCCAGCTTGCGCTGGCGCGCGGCATGCAGGGCTACTTCGTCGGGCCGATGCTCGGCGCCTGCCGCATCCTGATCCAGATCGGCATGCCGGCCGAGCGCCGCGCCAGGGCGCTCAAGGCCTTCATGGTGCTGATCGTCTTCGGCGGCGCGCTGGCGCCTGTGGCCGGCGCCTTCCTGGTCTCGAACTTCGACTGGCGCTGGCTGTTCGGCAGCACCGTGCCGGTGGCGGTGTCGATCGGCCTGCTGGTGCTGTGGGCGCTGCCCGACCTCGGCGATGTCGAGCCGCACGAGCGCACCGCGCCGCATCATGCGCCCTACCTGGTGTTCGCGCTCGCGCAGGCGGCGCTGCAGGTGGTGCTCACGCGCACCCACTTCGAACTCTTCACCGGTTCGCCCGCGCTCGTCGGGCTGGCGCTGGCCGGCCTCGCGGGGCTCGCCTGGTTCGGCTGGCACCAGTGGCACCATCCCGCGCCGCTGGTGCGGCTGCATGCGCTGCGGCAGCCGGGCTTTCGCGTCGGGCTCGCGCTCTACGTCGTCTACTACTACCTGTCGACCGGCTTCAGCTACCTGCTGCCGCGGCTGATGGAAGGCGGGCTCGGCTTCAGCGTGGGCAACACCGGTTACTTCACGGGCGCGATGTCGCTCGCCACCGGGCTGCTGGTGTTCGTCTACCTGCGCTATTCGGCGCGCCTCGCGCGCAAGAAGTGGCTGATCGTCGCGGGCTTCGCGATCGCCGCGCTGGCGTCCGCCTGGCTCGCGCGCGTCACGCCGCAGTCGGGGCGCGAGGCGCTGGTCGGCCCGCTGCTGCTGCGCGGCCTGCTGATGCTGTTCGTGGTGCTGCCGGTCGCGAACCTCACCTTCCGGCCCTTCGCGGCCGAAGACTTCGCGCACGGCTACCGGCTCAAGAACCTGGTGCGGCAGCTCGCGATCTCCTTCGCCACCTCGAGCGTGATCGCGCTGCAGCAGCACCGGCTCGCCGAATCGGCCAACCCCGGCAACGTGGGCTTCATGCAGGCGCTCGACGGGCTGACGCGGAGTTTCGCGGCGCTCGGCCATGCGGCCGGCGAGGCGCATGCCATGGCGCTCGGCACCCTGTGGCGCACGCTCGAGCAGCAGGCCACCTTCATGGCCTCGCTCGACGGCTTCACGGCGATCGCGGTGGTCGCGCTCGCGGCGGGCGTGTTCGCCGCCTGGCAGCGGCAGATCGACTGA
- a CDS encoding MerR family transcriptional regulator produces the protein MSSPAPPPKSLTVRDAAAQLGVTPRTLKYYEELGIVVPVRSEGRYRLYEPADLERLARVLRMRSLGFSLTTITEMLRQPMEAPAEGGRPRLSNASLKSLRETLGAQLATLDTRVAQVRRELKEAAALQAQLRRDLDYVERRLAGEPVEEALAQRRAERPAP, from the coding sequence ATGAGCTCCCCGGCCCCCCCGCCCAAGTCCCTCACCGTTCGCGATGCCGCGGCGCAGCTCGGCGTGACGCCGCGCACGCTCAAGTACTACGAGGAACTGGGCATCGTGGTGCCGGTGCGCAGCGAGGGCCGCTACCGGCTCTACGAACCGGCCGACCTCGAGCGGCTCGCGCGCGTGCTGCGCATGCGTTCGCTGGGCTTCTCGCTCACCACCATCACCGAGATGCTGCGCCAGCCGATGGAGGCGCCGGCCGAGGGCGGTCGCCCGCGGCTGTCGAATGCCTCGCTCAAGTCGCTGCGCGAGACCCTGGGCGCGCAGCTCGCCACGCTCGACACCCGCGTGGCCCAGGTGCGGCGCGAGCTCAAGGAAGCCGCGGCCCTGCAGGCCCAGCTGCGCCGCGACCTCGACTACGTCGAGCGCCGCCTGGCCGGCGAACCGGTGGAAGAGGCCCTCGCGCAGCGGCGCGCGGAGCGGCCGGCGCCGTGA